A single genomic interval of Microbacterium sp. LWO14-1.2 harbors:
- a CDS encoding glycosyltransferase, with translation MPVLNERDYLEHAVGSVLSQELSVPAELVLALGPSSDGTTELAQRLAAADDRIRLVDNPEAHIPVGLNAAIRASRYDTIIRVDAHSELSPGYAARALATLERTGAANVGGVMRADGRTPFQKAVARLYNSPVGLGGGAYHGGTQEGEAESAYLGVMRRAVVEEVGLFDESIRRGEDWELNLRIRQAGHLVWFDPRLSVTYWPRESWIRLARQFRATGAWRGELVRRFGRRNGIRFFAPPALVAIVAAAVVLAVLQLTGVVGQVLSWVLSALLYLPLLVYVLLVLAVAALPGGGGPRQRMWTAIVMPTMHLSWGIGFLGGVLRGARDTVDASRLGTRNTPLP, from the coding sequence ATGCCCGTGCTGAACGAACGCGACTATCTCGAGCACGCCGTCGGCTCGGTGCTCTCGCAGGAGCTGTCGGTACCGGCCGAGCTCGTGCTCGCCCTGGGCCCGTCGAGCGACGGGACGACGGAGCTCGCTCAGCGCCTCGCCGCCGCAGACGACCGGATCCGCCTCGTCGACAACCCCGAAGCCCACATCCCGGTCGGCCTCAACGCAGCGATCCGCGCCAGCCGCTACGACACCATCATCCGGGTCGACGCGCACTCCGAGCTGTCGCCCGGGTACGCCGCGCGCGCTCTCGCCACCCTCGAGCGCACCGGTGCCGCCAACGTCGGCGGCGTCATGCGCGCCGACGGCCGCACACCCTTCCAGAAAGCCGTCGCCCGGCTCTACAACTCCCCCGTGGGTCTCGGCGGCGGCGCCTACCACGGCGGGACGCAGGAGGGAGAGGCAGAGTCCGCCTATCTCGGCGTGATGCGTCGGGCGGTCGTCGAAGAGGTCGGCCTCTTCGACGAGTCCATCCGTCGCGGCGAGGACTGGGAGCTCAACCTCCGCATCCGCCAGGCCGGTCACCTCGTGTGGTTCGACCCCCGGCTGTCGGTGACCTACTGGCCCCGGGAGAGCTGGATCCGCCTCGCACGGCAGTTCCGTGCGACCGGCGCCTGGCGGGGCGAGCTCGTCCGCCGGTTCGGGCGCCGCAACGGCATCCGCTTCTTCGCCCCGCCGGCGCTCGTCGCGATCGTCGCCGCGGCCGTCGTCCTCGCCGTGCTGCAGCTGACGGGCGTCGTCGGCCAAGTGCTCTCGTGGGTGCTCTCCGCACTGCTGTACCTGCCGCTGCTCGTCTACGTGTTGCTCGTGCTCGCGGTCGCGGCGCTGCCGGGCGGTGGCGGGCCGCGTCAGCGGATGTGGACGGCGATCGTGATGCCGACCATGCACCTCTCCTGGGGCATCGGGTTCCTCGGCGGTGTGCTGCGCGGTGCGCGCGACACCGTCGACGCCTCGCGACTGGGCACCAGGAACACGCCTCTCCCCTGA
- a CDS encoding 5-(carboxyamino)imidazole ribonucleotide synthase: MALRVGVIGGGQLARMMIAPAVELGLDLRVFAESEGMSAQLAATAVGDYRDLDTVRAFVKDVDVVTFDHEHVPQEVLRALVAEGVEVHPGPDALQFAQDKLVMRARLAELGVPQPDWAPVRDASELQAFLDAHDGRGVVKTPRGGYDGKGVRVVRAAGEAQDWFEALADGEALLVEELVGFVRELAQQVARRPSGDVVAYPVVETVQRDGVCAEVIAPAPAAAERLVQVAEGIGRQIAEGLGVTGMLAVELFETDDERILVNELAMRPHNSGHWSQDGAVTGQFEQHLRAVADLPLGDPTPRSPWSVMINILGGPQEGTIGERFASAMVEHPSAKIHTYGKDPRPGRKVGHVNVSGDDLDDVVYVARAAAAHFE, translated from the coding sequence ATGGCGCTGCGCGTGGGCGTGATCGGTGGAGGCCAGCTGGCCAGGATGATGATCGCTCCGGCGGTCGAACTCGGGCTCGATCTGCGGGTGTTTGCGGAGAGCGAGGGCATGTCGGCCCAGCTCGCGGCCACAGCCGTCGGGGACTACCGCGACCTCGACACGGTCAGGGCGTTCGTGAAGGACGTCGACGTCGTCACATTCGACCATGAGCACGTGCCGCAGGAGGTCCTCCGGGCGCTCGTCGCCGAAGGGGTCGAGGTGCATCCGGGACCGGATGCCCTGCAGTTCGCGCAGGACAAGCTCGTGATGCGCGCGCGGCTCGCCGAACTGGGCGTTCCCCAGCCCGACTGGGCGCCGGTGCGCGACGCCTCCGAGCTCCAGGCCTTCCTCGACGCGCACGACGGTCGGGGAGTGGTCAAGACTCCTCGCGGCGGCTATGACGGCAAGGGCGTACGCGTGGTGCGTGCGGCGGGCGAGGCGCAGGACTGGTTTGAGGCGCTCGCCGACGGCGAGGCGTTGCTCGTGGAGGAGCTCGTCGGTTTCGTCCGCGAACTCGCTCAGCAGGTGGCGAGGCGTCCGAGCGGCGATGTGGTCGCGTATCCCGTCGTCGAGACCGTGCAACGCGACGGCGTGTGCGCCGAGGTCATCGCCCCGGCGCCGGCCGCCGCCGAGCGCCTCGTGCAGGTGGCCGAGGGCATCGGGCGACAGATCGCCGAAGGTCTGGGCGTCACCGGCATGCTCGCGGTCGAGCTCTTCGAGACCGACGACGAGCGGATCCTCGTGAACGAGCTCGCCATGCGCCCCCACAACAGCGGCCATTGGAGCCAGGACGGAGCGGTGACGGGCCAGTTCGAGCAGCACCTCCGTGCCGTCGCCGACCTGCCGCTCGGCGACCCGACTCCCCGGTCGCCGTGGTCGGTCATGATCAACATCCTCGGCGGCCCCCAGGAGGGCACGATCGGGGAGCGTTTCGCCAGCGCCATGGTCGAGCACCCGTCTGCGAAGATCCACACCTACGGCAAGGATCCGCGTCCCGGCCGCAAGGTGGGCCACGTGAACGTCTCGGGCGACGATCTCGACGACGTCGTGTACGTCGCCAGGGCGGCGGCAGCGCACTTCGAGTGA
- a CDS encoding DUF4012 domain-containing protein — protein sequence MSDGRLPVRRRWLRWTVGVILTLLVLAIGWVTIRGIGAVSDLQRVSTSSSQLKAAIGEGDLEKATRLSDRIAHHAESAHGLTSDPVWHAFGVLPWIGPNFSAVSDVAEIADEVASDALVPVLDVAGRLDLASLGFSGGRIDLTPFATIEPPLADAAATLSAAEERALAIDADATLPPLADAVGEMRSAVTQAATVVGSLHGAAALLPSMLGAEGPRNYVIAMQNNAELRSSGGIIGAIALLHAENGQISLLQQASTMDFPALTESLPLSESSVALFEDRPGRYLQNITNIPDFTEAGPLVAARWQQRFGTPVDGVIAVDAVMTENLLAATGPLAFGPFTVTEDDVVSLLLSGIYTAVPDPAAQDQVFAQAAGALFGAALSGTDPKALVAALATSADQDRIRIWSAHEDEEELLAGTALGGALPRDDATSHVGVLFNDTTGAKMDYYTDAVITTSLGTCEGHPTTRVRVTWTNDAPADAATSLPSYVTGAGAFGVEPGSVRTLIAVYGPEGATPSRVEQEGGGADNVQTALLGTRSIVQHEVLLAPGESATITVDFQGTGAGNRLTDVEHTPMIRNPEMSREELVCGS from the coding sequence GTGAGTGACGGACGCCTGCCGGTACGTCGCCGATGGTTGCGGTGGACCGTCGGCGTGATCCTGACCCTTCTCGTGCTCGCGATCGGGTGGGTGACGATACGCGGCATCGGTGCGGTCAGCGACCTGCAGCGGGTGTCGACGTCGTCGTCTCAGCTGAAGGCGGCGATCGGAGAGGGCGATCTCGAGAAGGCGACCAGGCTCTCCGACCGCATCGCCCATCACGCGGAGTCCGCTCACGGACTCACCTCCGACCCCGTGTGGCACGCGTTCGGCGTGCTGCCCTGGATCGGCCCGAACTTCTCGGCCGTCAGCGACGTCGCCGAGATCGCAGACGAGGTCGCGTCGGACGCCCTCGTCCCCGTCCTCGATGTCGCAGGCAGGCTCGACCTCGCGAGCCTCGGGTTCTCCGGGGGGCGGATCGACCTCACGCCCTTCGCCACGATCGAGCCACCCCTGGCCGACGCCGCCGCCACGCTGAGCGCCGCCGAGGAGCGCGCGCTCGCCATCGACGCGGATGCGACGCTCCCTCCTCTGGCCGATGCGGTCGGCGAGATGCGCTCGGCCGTCACGCAGGCGGCGACGGTCGTGGGTTCGCTGCACGGCGCGGCAGCGCTGCTGCCCAGCATGCTCGGCGCGGAGGGCCCGAGGAACTACGTGATCGCGATGCAGAACAATGCGGAACTGCGCTCGTCGGGCGGCATCATCGGGGCGATCGCTCTCCTGCACGCGGAGAACGGGCAGATCTCGCTGCTGCAGCAGGCGTCGACGATGGACTTCCCCGCCCTGACCGAGTCGCTCCCCCTCAGCGAGTCGTCGGTCGCGCTGTTCGAGGACCGCCCCGGTCGCTACCTGCAGAACATCACCAACATCCCCGACTTCACGGAGGCAGGCCCGCTCGTCGCCGCCCGCTGGCAGCAGCGCTTCGGCACGCCGGTCGACGGAGTGATCGCTGTGGATGCCGTGATGACCGAGAACCTGCTCGCAGCGACGGGACCTCTTGCCTTCGGGCCGTTCACGGTGACGGAGGACGACGTCGTGAGTCTGCTCCTCTCCGGGATCTACACCGCCGTTCCCGATCCGGCGGCGCAGGACCAGGTCTTCGCGCAGGCCGCAGGGGCGCTGTTCGGGGCCGCACTCTCCGGGACCGATCCGAAGGCTCTGGTCGCCGCTCTCGCGACATCGGCCGACCAGGATCGCATCCGCATCTGGAGCGCTCACGAGGACGAGGAGGAACTGCTGGCCGGGACCGCCCTCGGCGGCGCGCTCCCCCGCGACGACGCGACCAGTCACGTCGGAGTGCTCTTCAACGACACCACCGGCGCCAAGATGGACTACTACACGGATGCCGTCATCACGACGTCCCTCGGCACGTGCGAGGGCCACCCGACCACGCGGGTCCGGGTGACGTGGACGAACGACGCACCCGCGGATGCCGCGACGTCTCTGCCTTCCTACGTGACGGGCGCCGGAGCGTTCGGCGTCGAACCCGGTTCCGTCCGCACCTTGATCGCGGTGTACGGCCCGGAGGGCGCGACGCCGTCGCGCGTCGAGCAGGAGGGCGGCGGCGCGGACAACGTCCAGACAGCGCTGCTCGGAACGCGCTCGATCGTCCAGCACGAGGTGCTCCTCGCCCCCGGCGAGTCGGCCACCATCACCGTGGACTTCCAGGGCACGGGCGCGGGAAACCGCCTGACCGACGTCGAGCACACACCGATGATCCGGAATCCCGAAATGTCTCGTGAAGAACTTGTCTGCGGATCGTGA
- a CDS encoding PH domain-containing protein, giving the protein MTQPVTLGGRPTMPPPGVPSEELLIARFRGHARRLTWSALVLIVVFGGTGYFFDNLPEPFENWMLLSAAGALILLLVVVPWIVWWSRTVTVTTRRVIVHHGVGARNRQEMSHARGYTIGVRRGALQRLWGAGTITLSNGVDAPLRLANVPNVRLVHETLADQIEVSQILAHRDAQSVQDGTPTF; this is encoded by the coding sequence GTGACCCAGCCCGTGACCCTCGGCGGTCGGCCGACGATGCCGCCTCCCGGCGTGCCGTCGGAGGAACTGCTCATCGCCCGCTTCCGCGGTCACGCGCGTCGGCTGACGTGGTCGGCTCTCGTGCTCATCGTGGTCTTCGGCGGCACGGGATACTTCTTCGACAACCTCCCCGAGCCGTTCGAGAACTGGATGCTGCTGAGCGCCGCGGGCGCCCTGATCCTCCTGCTCGTCGTGGTGCCGTGGATCGTGTGGTGGTCTCGCACCGTCACCGTGACGACCCGGCGCGTGATCGTGCATCACGGCGTCGGCGCGCGGAACAGGCAGGAGATGTCGCACGCCAGGGGATACACGATCGGTGTCCGACGCGGCGCCCTGCAGAGGCTGTGGGGAGCGGGGACGATCACTCTCTCGAACGGCGTCGATGCACCGCTCCGCCTCGCGAACGTGCCGAACGTGAGGCTGGTGCACGAGACCCTTGCCGACCAGATCGAGGTCAGCCAGATCCTGGCGCACCGCGACGCGCAGTCCGTGCAGGACGGGACGCCGACCTTCTGA
- a CDS encoding CDP-glycerol glycerophosphotransferase family protein codes for MGALSDAKKAYRLLKRALASRKAVQRVRRRLAERDPHPAGHYQVAVYFADGDVNMYQMRQWYRPLLELSKRWPVVVLSRAATGADRLLDEDGPPVAFVPTVRDLERFVSTQDIRVVLYVNQNTRNFQMFRYGRRWHVFINHGESDKMYMTTNQYKAYDYALVAGQAARDRLARTLWDYDIDRRTIEIGRPQADHYSGALPYTADDRTVVLYAPTWEGDRPSAHYGSIASHGEALAAAVLASGKHRLIYRPHPRSGVVDPEYGAAHRRILAAISAANSADPGAQHVYDDGPELGWQLAAADVAVVDISAMVYDRLAVGKPLMITRPVDERAEVDTSGYLSDCEWLDADAAADILAHVERVRADEAATARLRMWVQHYFGDTTPGVATAKFHAAIERLMTEWDEWQAREIGAVRGDEDDDDDEADEEI; via the coding sequence ATGGGTGCACTCTCCGATGCGAAGAAGGCCTACCGACTGCTGAAGCGCGCGCTGGCCTCCCGGAAGGCCGTGCAGAGGGTTCGTCGCCGGCTCGCCGAGCGCGATCCGCACCCGGCCGGCCACTATCAGGTGGCCGTGTACTTCGCCGACGGCGACGTGAACATGTACCAGATGCGCCAGTGGTATCGGCCGCTCCTCGAGCTCTCGAAGCGCTGGCCCGTCGTGGTGCTCTCCCGGGCGGCGACCGGCGCCGACAGACTCCTCGACGAGGACGGCCCGCCCGTGGCCTTCGTGCCGACCGTCAGGGATCTGGAGCGCTTCGTCTCGACGCAGGACATCCGCGTCGTCCTCTACGTCAACCAGAACACCCGCAACTTTCAGATGTTCCGGTACGGCCGCCGGTGGCACGTGTTCATCAACCACGGCGAGTCCGACAAGATGTACATGACCACGAACCAGTACAAGGCGTACGACTATGCGCTGGTCGCCGGTCAAGCGGCCCGCGACAGGCTCGCGCGAACGCTCTGGGACTACGACATCGACCGCCGGACCATCGAGATCGGGCGTCCGCAGGCCGACCACTACTCGGGAGCCCTGCCCTACACCGCCGACGACCGGACGGTCGTGCTCTACGCCCCGACCTGGGAGGGCGACCGCCCGAGTGCCCACTACGGCTCCATCGCCTCGCACGGCGAGGCGCTCGCCGCGGCGGTGCTGGCGTCGGGCAAGCACCGTCTGATCTATCGTCCGCACCCGCGCAGCGGTGTCGTCGACCCGGAGTACGGTGCCGCGCATCGTCGGATCCTCGCGGCGATCTCCGCCGCGAACAGTGCCGATCCCGGTGCGCAGCACGTCTACGACGACGGTCCTGAACTCGGGTGGCAGCTCGCGGCGGCCGACGTCGCCGTGGTCGACATCTCGGCGATGGTCTACGACCGCCTGGCGGTGGGCAAGCCCCTGATGATCACGCGACCCGTCGACGAGCGCGCGGAGGTCGACACGAGCGGCTACCTCTCGGACTGCGAATGGCTCGATGCGGACGCCGCGGCCGACATCCTCGCCCACGTCGAGAGGGTCCGTGCCGACGAGGCGGCGACCGCTCGTCTGCGCATGTGGGTGCAGCACTACTTCGGCGACACGACACCGGGTGTCGCGACCGCGAAGTTCCACGCGGCGATCGAGCGGCTCATGACGGAGTGGGACGAGTGGCAGGCACGCGAGATCGGCGCCGTGCGCGGTGACGAGGACGACGATGACGACGAGGCGGACGAGGAGATCTGA
- a CDS encoding glycosyltransferase, whose translation MGARLRVVLDQLVHVVDQDQAWAALDLTRALVDTAPSGCDVEAIVPAQGEVTVPGLSGVHRLSLARRELAASWQMGIAPGIGGGLIHSASLMAPLVRHDRVHDNDQTTVTLWDLRAWDAPETLAKSAVSWNRAMLKRAAKHADAVVVPTHTIGARLAEIAKLGERIRVIPGAAPTGFVVPLDAAQRRATLTIPDRYIVVTGRPATIEAGFRAALAAGADAVVLDAAEGAEPKLAEIAAASGLPESRARIRSALSAEDRAAVLAGAAAFVATDDVAAWPWRAVEAMTLGVPVVALDTGVHRDVVADGGALVAEDDIEDAVVDATGSGARRLSVLAADRSRAFSWHGAGERVWGLHADL comes from the coding sequence ATGGGTGCTCGGTTGCGTGTCGTTCTGGATCAACTGGTGCACGTCGTCGATCAGGACCAGGCCTGGGCGGCGCTCGACCTGACACGTGCTCTCGTCGACACGGCGCCGTCAGGATGCGACGTCGAAGCGATCGTCCCCGCTCAGGGCGAGGTCACGGTGCCGGGGCTGTCCGGCGTGCACCGGCTGTCGCTCGCGCGGCGGGAGCTCGCGGCATCCTGGCAGATGGGGATCGCGCCAGGGATCGGGGGCGGCCTCATCCATTCCGCGTCGCTGATGGCGCCGCTCGTGCGGCATGACCGGGTGCACGACAACGATCAGACGACCGTCACGCTGTGGGACCTGAGGGCATGGGATGCCCCGGAGACACTGGCGAAATCCGCGGTCTCCTGGAATCGCGCGATGCTCAAGCGCGCCGCCAAGCACGCGGACGCCGTCGTCGTGCCCACGCACACGATCGGGGCGCGGCTCGCGGAGATCGCGAAGCTGGGGGAGAGGATCCGGGTCATCCCCGGAGCGGCGCCCACGGGATTCGTCGTCCCGCTCGACGCGGCGCAACGCCGTGCGACCCTGACCATCCCCGACCGCTACATCGTGGTCACCGGACGACCCGCGACCATCGAGGCGGGTTTCCGAGCGGCGCTCGCCGCCGGCGCGGATGCCGTGGTGCTCGATGCAGCAGAGGGCGCGGAGCCCAAACTGGCGGAGATCGCGGCCGCGTCAGGACTCCCCGAGTCGCGTGCCCGCATCCGCTCCGCCCTTTCCGCCGAGGATCGGGCCGCTGTTCTCGCCGGTGCCGCGGCCTTCGTCGCGACGGACGACGTCGCGGCGTGGCCGTGGCGCGCGGTCGAAGCCATGACGCTGGGTGTCCCGGTCGTCGCACTCGACACAGGAGTGCATCGTGATGTCGTCGCGGATGGCGGCGCTCTCGTCGCCGAGGACGACATCGAGGATGCGGTGGTGGACGCGACGGGATCCGGCGCGCGACGCCTCAGCGTGCTGGCCGCCGACCGCTCGCGCGCCTTCTCTTGGCATGGAGCAGGAGAACGCGTCTGGGGGCTGCACGCCGACCTGTAG
- a CDS encoding biotin--[acetyl-CoA-carboxylase] ligase, translating to MMDLQRTREVSSRVEELEEVGSTNAALRVLSADADGWPHLSMLLTANQTAGRGRLDRTWSAPAGSALAVSVVLCRLPDDPEARGWIPLAAGVAMTDAVAAQLPDRTVAVKWPNDVLVDGRKICGILAEATGDAVIVGSGVNTAMTEAELPVPTATSFAVLGATVDVDRLLATYLERLSASIEALAESGDAVSSGLHAAAVERCVTLGLDVRVSLPGDRFLEGRAETIDEDGRLVVRAGQETHAVSAGDVVHVRPAQP from the coding sequence ATGATGGATCTGCAGCGCACCCGCGAGGTCTCGTCCCGAGTCGAAGAGCTCGAGGAAGTCGGGTCGACCAATGCGGCGCTGCGGGTGCTATCGGCGGATGCCGACGGCTGGCCGCACTTGTCCATGCTCCTCACCGCGAATCAGACCGCGGGACGCGGCCGTCTCGACCGCACCTGGTCCGCCCCCGCCGGATCGGCGCTCGCTGTGTCCGTCGTGCTGTGTCGTCTCCCCGACGACCCGGAGGCGCGCGGCTGGATCCCGCTCGCGGCGGGTGTGGCGATGACGGATGCTGTCGCCGCGCAGCTCCCAGACCGCACCGTCGCGGTGAAGTGGCCGAACGACGTGCTCGTCGACGGGCGCAAGATCTGCGGCATCCTCGCCGAGGCGACCGGTGACGCCGTGATCGTCGGAAGCGGCGTGAACACCGCGATGACGGAGGCCGAGCTGCCGGTTCCCACGGCGACGTCCTTCGCCGTGCTGGGAGCGACCGTCGACGTCGACCGTCTGCTCGCGACCTACCTCGAGCGGCTGTCGGCATCGATCGAGGCGCTCGCGGAATCCGGCGACGCGGTGTCGAGCGGTCTGCATGCCGCCGCCGTCGAGCGGTGCGTGACGCTCGGTCTCGACGTGCGCGTGTCGCTGCCGGGGGACCGGTTCCTCGAGGGCAGGGCCGAGACCATCGACGAGGACGGACGCCTGGTCGTGCGCGCGGGCCAGGAGACGCATGCGGTGTCGGCGGGAGACGTCGTGCACGTCCGCCCGGCCCAGCCCTGA
- the purE gene encoding 5-(carboxyamino)imidazole ribonucleotide mutase, with product MGSDSDWRVMSDASQALSDFGIPHEVEVVSAHRTPDKLMQYAREARGRGIRVIIAGAGGAAHLPGMLASMTALPVIGVPVPLAYLDGMDSLLSIVQMPAGIPVATVSIGGAKNAGLLAVRILGSSDDDLADRVEAYALDLEAQVEEKNERLKGSL from the coding sequence ATGGGTTCCGACTCGGACTGGCGCGTGATGAGCGACGCATCCCAGGCGCTCAGCGACTTCGGGATCCCGCACGAGGTCGAGGTCGTCTCGGCTCATCGCACCCCCGACAAGCTCATGCAGTACGCCCGCGAGGCGCGCGGCCGCGGCATCCGGGTGATCATCGCCGGCGCCGGCGGCGCGGCTCATCTGCCTGGCATGCTCGCCTCGATGACCGCGCTGCCCGTCATCGGCGTCCCTGTCCCGCTCGCCTACCTCGACGGCATGGACTCGCTGCTGTCGATCGTGCAGATGCCCGCCGGCATCCCCGTGGCCACGGTCTCGATCGGCGGGGCGAAGAACGCCGGACTCCTCGCGGTGCGGATCCTCGGCTCGTCCGACGACGATCTCGCCGATCGCGTCGAGGCATATGCACTCGACCTCGAAGCGCAGGTCGAGGAGAAGAACGAGCGGCTGAAGGGCTCGCTGTGA
- a CDS encoding LCP family protein yields MRNPDTADAGMMTKRGWWVVLLNVLIPGSAQVVAGNRKLGRFGLGATLLSWLLVVVAVGLALFARPVFLWLTVGGGWISAAVLTIVQVLLIAYIVLWIVLTFDALRVVRLVRIPGPSKFAIPLVALLILGLVGGSTAYASTIVGSARNTISTIFGQSGPSLPPSDGYYNILLLGADSGDGRDSMRFDSISVVSVNADTGAVTITGIPRELPNAPFSEGSPMQALYPNGFEGHSSNSCGWNGWMNHVRNAAEICREDGGKSLYPDAAAHGSDPGIEATKDAAEGVLGIEIPYYVFVDMHGFAALVDALGGVDINVTERLPKGGPPDGVDPHDVDAWAIGWIEPGQQHMDGDTAQWYARSRYTTSDWDRMKRQRELQEAILAQFTPQTVLTRFNEVAAAGTALISTDLPQDKLPEFFDLMTKAKEQTVTTIELTPDNGIDEHSPDYAYIHELIQQTLHPPTPTPTPAP; encoded by the coding sequence ATGCGGAATCCGGATACCGCGGATGCCGGCATGATGACCAAGCGCGGGTGGTGGGTCGTTCTCCTGAACGTTCTCATCCCCGGTTCTGCGCAGGTGGTCGCCGGGAACAGGAAGCTCGGGCGCTTCGGTCTGGGAGCGACGCTGCTGTCGTGGCTCCTCGTGGTCGTCGCGGTGGGGTTGGCGCTGTTCGCCCGCCCGGTCTTCCTCTGGCTCACGGTCGGTGGCGGATGGATCTCCGCCGCGGTTCTCACGATCGTCCAGGTGCTGCTCATCGCGTACATCGTGCTGTGGATCGTGCTGACGTTCGACGCGCTGCGCGTCGTGAGGCTGGTGCGAATTCCGGGACCATCGAAGTTCGCGATCCCGCTCGTCGCCCTCCTGATCCTCGGGCTCGTCGGGGGTTCGACCGCCTACGCATCGACCATCGTGGGCTCGGCGCGGAACACCATCTCGACGATCTTCGGTCAGAGCGGGCCGAGCCTGCCGCCGAGCGACGGGTACTACAACATCCTCCTCCTCGGAGCGGACAGCGGCGACGGCCGCGATTCGATGCGGTTCGACAGCATCTCCGTGGTCTCGGTGAACGCCGATACCGGGGCGGTCACGATCACGGGTATCCCGCGCGAGCTGCCGAACGCGCCGTTCAGCGAGGGCAGCCCGATGCAGGCGCTCTACCCGAACGGCTTCGAGGGGCACAGCTCGAACTCCTGCGGCTGGAACGGGTGGATGAACCACGTTCGCAACGCCGCGGAGATCTGCCGCGAAGACGGCGGCAAGAGCCTGTACCCGGATGCGGCTGCTCACGGCTCCGATCCCGGTATCGAGGCGACGAAGGATGCCGCGGAAGGTGTGCTCGGCATCGAGATCCCGTACTACGTGTTCGTCGACATGCACGGCTTCGCCGCCCTCGTCGACGCGCTCGGCGGTGTGGACATCAATGTCACGGAGCGACTGCCGAAGGGCGGACCGCCCGATGGCGTGGACCCGCATGACGTCGATGCGTGGGCGATCGGCTGGATCGAGCCGGGGCAGCAGCACATGGACGGCGATACCGCGCAGTGGTACGCGCGTTCGCGGTACACGACCAGCGACTGGGATCGGATGAAGCGTCAGCGTGAGCTGCAGGAGGCGATCCTCGCGCAGTTCACCCCGCAGACGGTGCTGACCCGGTTCAACGAGGTCGCGGCGGCGGGGACGGCGCTCATCAGCACCGACCTCCCTCAGGACAAACTGCCGGAGTTCTTCGACCTGATGACGAAGGCGAAGGAGCAGACGGTCACCACCATCGAGCTCACTCCGGACAACGGCATCGACGAGCACTCGCCCGATTACGCCTACATCCACGAGCTCATCCAGCAGACGCTGCACCCGCCGACACCCACTCCGACGCCTGCTCCCTGA